GGTTTGACGCGCGCGGTCGACTACGTGCGCTACGCCATCCGCAAGGGCTGGATGGAAGCCTGAGGAGAGGCTCGCTAGCAGGCTGCTGAAAAAGTCGCATGGCGACTTATTCAGCGCCCCTGAAACAAACAGCAGGCGCTGAATAAGTCGCCATGCGACTTTTTCAGCAGCCTGCTAGCGAGCCTCTCCTCAGGCTTCCATCCAGCCCTTGCGGATGGCGTAGCGCACGTAGTCGACCGCGCGCGTCAAACCGTACTGCTGGGCGATGTTGGCGCGGTGGTTCTCGACCGTCTTCTGTCGAATGCCGAGCTCGCCGGCGATCTCACGATTGGTCTTGCCCTCGGCAGCCAGCAGCAAGATCTCGCGCTGGCGCTCGGTGAGCTCCCGGCGACGGGATTCACCGCGCAGGCGGGGTCGGTCCCGCGCCGCATCGGACTTCCAAGCCCGTAGCAGAGTCGGGCTGACGTAGCGCCCACCGCGGTGGACGCTACGAATCGCGTAGACGAGATCCTCGATGCTGTCTTCTTTGAGGGCATAGCCATCGGCACCCGCCGCCAAGGCTTGCTCGACAACGCGCTCCTGGTCGTGCATCGAGACCATCAGAACGCGCGGCCTGAAGCGCCCTTGGCGCAGCGCCGCGGCGACCTTCAGGCCGTCTCCCGGGCCCAAGGCCACATCGAGCAGGAGGACGTCCGGCTCGAGCGCCGCCACCTGCGCCAGCACTTCCCGCTCGGCGCTGGCCTCACCGACCACCTCGAGATCCGCCTCGGCCGCGAGCACGGTGCACAAGCTCTGGCGGAACAAGGCATGATCATCCGCCAGCAGCAAACGAATGGGCTTCATGGCTGGACTCCTCGAACCCGTATCGCCGTGCCACCCCCCGGTCTCGAGAGGAGCTCGAAGCGACCGCGAATCAACATCGCCCGCTCTTTCATGATCGACAGCCCCAGGCCGCCGGTCTGCCGCTGATGGGGAGTGATTCCCTGACCGTCGTCGACAATGGCGAGATCCAGGGTTCCGGCCGGGTCGACCTGCAGCTCGACCCGGATCCGACCCGCCCCCGCATGGCGAATCGAGTTGTTCAAGGCCTCCTGGACGATGCGAAAGACATGAACCTCGGCCGCCGCCGAGAGGGCGGGCAGCTCGCGGACCGCCGCCTCGCCCTGGTGCCTCGGCGCCGCCGATTCCGCCGCGAAGTCCGCAGCCGGCCCCGTCACCACCTCGATCTCCACCGCCTCGGCTCGTGCCACCTCCTCGCAGTGCGCGACGATCGCCGCGCGCAGGCCAAATCGCTGCAGCAACGCCGGCCGCAGCTCGTGGACCACCGCCCGCACCTCGTCACTGGTGCCGCCGAGCTCGTCGATCACGCCGCTCACCGTCGACCAGCTCTGCTGCCGGACCGCATGGCGCAGGGACAAACCATGGGCCGCCAAGCGCTGGACGACCCCATCGTGGAGGTCACGGGCGACCCGCGACTGCACCTGATCGGCCGAGTCGACGAGCTGCATTCCGAGGTGATCGGCCCGTGACCGGAGACTGCGATGTCGCTGGGCGAAGGCGATCAAGAGGGTCATGGCGAAGACCACCATCGACGCCCGCGTCACGGCGCGGTTCAGAATCGGCTGGTAGGACGAGTAGCCATAGAAGAGGCCACCGACGGTCAGAATGGCGAAGCCTGTCGCAACGGCGGTGATCCCGGGCGTCCCGGCCCGCCGTGAGCGCAGTGCCGCCGGCAGAAAAAGCAAGAGCGCCCCGACCACGGCGACCGCCTGGGATGCCAGGAAGATCTGGATCCCGAGCCTCTCACCGGGTGCCGCCAGGGTGGCGAGAGAGCCGACCACCAGGAGAGCATCGAGCCCCCACAGCCAGCGGTCCGCCGCCTTGCCCACCAAGCTCCACAGATAGTGGAGCACAAAGATAACGCCCGCGGTCCAGATCGGTAGGCCGACAAAGGGATAGATCTCGCTCACCGGAGTCGCGGCAAGGCCCGTTGTGGCTCCGAAGGCCTGGTCCAAAGAGCGTGCGACGAAGTAGCAGCCCAACCCTTCGAGGGCCTGCATGGCAACCATGGTGACCAGCACCCAACCGAGCAGGACATGCTCCCGATTGCGCTGTCCAAAGAACCACAGGCCAAGCCACAGCACGAGGTTCGAGGCACTGGCGGCGACCAGGCCGGCATCGATCACGACCGATTGCCGATCGAGCTGCTCTCGACGTTCGATGACCCGCCATCGGGGAGCGACGAACGGAACATCGGCAACCATGCCGCCGGATGACGACCAAAGCTGGACTCGCACCGCCAGGACGTTGCTCTCACCGGGCGGCGCGAGAGCTCCCGGCGGCACCGGGTAACCGCGGGCCTTGTCGGGAATCGGCCAGCGATCGAAGAGCCCTTCCCAACCGACCCGCAGGCCGTTCACAAAGGTCTGATCGACGTCTTCGAGGCGTCCCAAGAAGAGCCCGAGGGGCGCATCGCCGGCATCCGGAGGCGTTACGAAGCGGGTGCGATACCAAACATAGAAGGGCGTCCGGTCCGGCACCCCCGGGGCCCCCTGGTCGCGCAACTGACGGTAGACCTGCAGGGCCGACCCCGGAACCGAGACCTGGTGCCAACTTGGATCCAAGACCAGATCGGGATGGGACCAGCTCGGATCGTCGCCAAAGCGCAGATGCCACCGACGGAGCTCCTCCTCGGCCTGCAACGGCGCCCCAAAGGTCGGGACGGCGAGCGAGCCGGAGATCGCAACCAGGGCGAGCAGATCCAGGGCACCCTTCGACCGCAGAGCCGCCCCTCGGCGGAAGCCCGCGGCGCCGCCACGGGACACTCCAACCAGCCATCGGACAGGGGTAAATGCCCAAGCGGGATGGGCGTAAACACCGATGGATTTTTCTCGCCCGACTGTCAGCATTCCATCAGACTTAATCAATTCACCCTTCGGACTGGCAACCGACCGAAGGGAATCTCTGATTTTCGTCCCTGGAGGGCTGCCCATGTCCATTCCGAGAAGCCGTTTCTCTTCACTCTTTGGTCGGTGCCAGCGGCCGGCCCACAGAAGGCCAGACCCCGATCGGCCGGCCCCCGGTCGGCCGGCCCCCGGTAGGCCGGCCCCCGGTCGCTATCTCGCCGGCGCTCCGCTGCTCCTCGCCATCGCTGCTGTCCTCGTTCTCGGAGCACCTCGCGGGGCCGCGGCGGCCGAGCCAACGATTCACCGCCTTCAACCCACCGCAGCGCTCGGCAGCACCACTTTCGATGGCGACATCTACAGCTTCGAGCATCAGCTCGGCGCCTTGATCGACGAGGTCTTTCGTTGCTTGTCTCCGCACACCAGCGGCACCGACGACAACCAAGTCCTCTTCGACGGCCTCAGTGAGTTTCTCGATCCTTATGTCAACGGCACCGCCCCCTTCGTCTTCGAGTCGGAAACCGGTCCCGGCCCAGACGGCAGCACCGTCACCACGATCACCTCCGCCGGGGACGACGATCTCTTCCCCGAGGGATTCACCGATCCCGACACCGGCACCCCGCTCGATGCCGCCTGCGTCGAGATCGGCATCAGCGACACCTTGGACTCCCAGTTCCCAGTCACCGTCACCCAAGCCACCCTCGAGTTCTTGGACTCGGACACGTCGGTCCTCGGCCCGCTGGATATCACCGACTTCTTCGGCGACCCCTGGGATGGCCGCCTCAGCCTGGGGATTTCGACCTTCGCCGGGCGGGATATCGACACCGTGGAGCTGAAGTTGACCACCGCGCCATCGACCGGCGACATCTTCGCCGACGGCTTCGAAAGCGGCGACGCCACGTCTTGGACGTCGAGTGTGCCGTGATCC
This Acidobacteriota bacterium DNA region includes the following protein-coding sequences:
- a CDS encoding response regulator transcription factor — its product is MKPIRLLLADDHALFRQSLCTVLAAEADLEVVGEASAEREVLAQVAALEPDVLLLDVALGPGDGLKVAAALRQGRFRPRVLMVSMHDQERVVEQALAAGADGYALKEDSIEDLVYAIRSVHRGGRYVSPTLLRAWKSDAARDRPRLRGESRRRELTERQREILLLAAEGKTNREIAGELGIRQKTVENHRANIAQQYGLTRAVDYVRYAIRKGWMEA
- a CDS encoding ATP-binding protein: MSRGGAAGFRRGAALRSKGALDLLALVAISGSLAVPTFGAPLQAEEELRRWHLRFGDDPSWSHPDLVLDPSWHQVSVPGSALQVYRQLRDQGAPGVPDRTPFYVWYRTRFVTPPDAGDAPLGLFLGRLEDVDQTFVNGLRVGWEGLFDRWPIPDKARGYPVPPGALAPPGESNVLAVRVQLWSSSGGMVADVPFVAPRWRVIERREQLDRQSVVIDAGLVAASASNLVLWLGLWFFGQRNREHVLLGWVLVTMVAMQALEGLGCYFVARSLDQAFGATTGLAATPVSEIYPFVGLPIWTAGVIFVLHYLWSLVGKAADRWLWGLDALLVVGSLATLAAPGERLGIQIFLASQAVAVVGALLLFLPAALRSRRAGTPGITAVATGFAILTVGGLFYGYSSYQPILNRAVTRASMVVFAMTLLIAFAQRHRSLRSRADHLGMQLVDSADQVQSRVARDLHDGVVQRLAAHGLSLRHAVRQQSWSTVSGVIDELGGTSDEVRAVVHELRPALLQRFGLRAAIVAHCEEVARAEAVEIEVVTGPAADFAAESAAPRHQGEAAVRELPALSAAAEVHVFRIVQEALNNSIRHAGAGRIRVELQVDPAGTLDLAIVDDGQGITPHQRQTGGLGLSIMKERAMLIRGRFELLSRPGGGTAIRVRGVQP